The following coding sequences are from one Devosia neptuniae window:
- a CDS encoding LysR family transcriptional regulator, giving the protein MHASILRYFAEVARSGSIRKASEELHVATSALSRQIKKLEDELGTPLFERFSDGLRLTHAGEIVLRHATETLRHFDLMRSEIGEMRGKRTGRVHIACLDSLGIQFLPEFVRRFHQQHPAIDFRIRTESYNTIFKLLAEGDCDIGITFDLARPPDIDVVTGVRMPLRAIVASSHPLARQASVTLQECAQFRLLLQLDHEVMSSIIAWELGSLDRVSRTFVATNSQMMLKPLILSGDGIAFFTCIGLLKELEEGLVKAVPIAGLRLSPLEMAVVTPARRQLTGATLLVAEQLALDLQRFAARIYAVAPVEGT; this is encoded by the coding sequence ATGCATGCCAGCATCCTGCGCTACTTTGCCGAGGTGGCGCGCTCCGGTTCTATCCGCAAGGCGTCGGAGGAATTGCATGTGGCAACCTCCGCCCTGAGCCGGCAGATCAAGAAGCTCGAGGACGAATTGGGCACGCCCCTGTTCGAGCGCTTTTCCGATGGCCTGCGCCTGACCCATGCCGGGGAAATCGTGCTGCGGCACGCCACCGAGACGCTGCGCCATTTCGATTTGATGCGGTCCGAAATCGGGGAAATGCGCGGCAAGCGCACCGGGCGGGTGCACATCGCGTGCCTCGATAGCCTGGGCATTCAGTTCCTGCCGGAATTTGTGCGGCGGTTTCACCAGCAGCATCCGGCGATCGATTTTCGTATTCGTACAGAGAGTTACAACACGATCTTCAAGCTGCTTGCCGAGGGCGATTGCGATATCGGCATCACCTTCGATCTCGCCCGGCCGCCCGATATCGACGTGGTCACCGGCGTGCGAATGCCGCTGCGCGCCATCGTGGCCTCTAGCCATCCACTTGCCCGGCAGGCGAGCGTCACCCTTCAGGAATGCGCCCAGTTTCGCTTGCTGCTCCAGCTCGACCACGAGGTGATGAGCTCGATCATCGCCTGGGAGCTGGGTTCGCTCGATCGCGTCAGCCGCACCTTTGTGGCCACCAACAGCCAGATGATGCTGAAACCCCTCATCCTGTCCGGCGACGGCATCGCCTTTTTCACCTGCATCGGCCTGCTCAAGGAGTTGGAGGAGGGCCTGGTCAAGGCCGTCCCCATCGCCGGCCTGCGCCTCAGCCCGCTGGAAATGGCCGTGGTCACGCCCGCCCGCCGGCAATTGACTGGCGCTACCCTGCTCGTCGCCGAGCAGCTCGCCCTCGATTTGCAGCGCTTCGCCGCCCGCATCTACGCCGTGGCCCCGGTAGAAGGCACATAG
- a CDS encoding enoyl-CoA hydratase-related protein, with amino-acid sequence MNVEYSVADRVARVTLNRPERMNAVDPATEAELEKVWLDIESRTDVSCVVLTGAGEKAFCAGADLKGGDNGIEKSGLQYWSQSHPHGFGGIAYRKSMDVPLIARVNGFALGGGFEMVLGCDIVIAADTAKFGLPEARVGRLPLEGGMIQLQRKIPHNLAMGVMLTGKRFTAAEIAGYGLINEVVPLAELDAAVQRWVEDIVACAPLSLRAIKQTVNRTAHLPPAEAQALRTPALIAALVSEDADEGVRAFQEKRAPVWQGR; translated from the coding sequence ATGAACGTCGAGTATAGCGTCGCCGACCGCGTTGCCCGCGTCACGCTTAACCGGCCCGAACGGATGAATGCGGTCGATCCGGCCACCGAAGCCGAACTCGAAAAGGTGTGGCTCGACATCGAGAGCCGCACCGACGTCAGCTGCGTAGTGCTGACCGGCGCCGGTGAAAAGGCCTTCTGCGCCGGCGCCGACCTCAAGGGCGGCGACAACGGCATCGAAAAATCCGGACTGCAATATTGGTCGCAAAGCCATCCGCACGGCTTTGGCGGCATTGCCTATCGCAAGAGCATGGACGTGCCGCTGATCGCCCGGGTCAACGGTTTTGCGCTGGGCGGCGGCTTCGAGATGGTGCTGGGCTGCGATATCGTCATCGCCGCCGACACTGCCAAATTCGGCCTGCCCGAAGCCCGTGTCGGCCGCCTGCCGCTCGAAGGCGGCATGATCCAGCTGCAGCGCAAGATCCCGCACAATCTGGCCATGGGCGTCATGCTGACCGGCAAGCGCTTCACTGCCGCCGAAATCGCCGGCTATGGCCTGATCAACGAAGTGGTGCCCCTGGCCGAACTCGACGCCGCCGTGCAGCGCTGGGTGGAGGACATCGTTGCCTGCGCACCGCTCTCCCTCCGCGCCATAAAGCAGACGGTCAATCGCACTGCCCACCTGCCGCCGGCCGAGGCACAGGCACTGCGCACCCCGGCACTGATCGCCGCCCTGGTCAGCGAGGATGCCGACGAGGGCGTGCGGGCCTTCCAGGAAAAGCGCGCCCCGGTGTGGCAAGGCCGGTAG